One segment of Panicum virgatum strain AP13 chromosome 3K, P.virgatum_v5, whole genome shotgun sequence DNA contains the following:
- the LOC120699829 gene encoding UNC93-like protein 3 isoform X3: MDAQRDEEAAAAAAAAPLLAAPAGSTRSPAADGHILSAAFLFVFAAYGAAQNLESTVNTEGDLGTVSLGILYTSFTVFSVVAPPVVTRLGPKRALVVGSSRYVLFILANLVPTWYTMVPASLYLGFCASIIWVGQGTYLTSAALSHARENNLPEGRTLGNFTGEFWGIIASTQVIGNLLSLALLRNGKCAVVTGYLTSGLDSATLIVSFGAIVQAVVLFWLLLFYSPMDGVLGTAAPLLIGALWGVGDGMLNTKLNAVVGLMFEDAKVIYTYGMKTMPWSHLLESAFAQFKVWECGAVAVIFFLSPHIVLQVMLILMTASLVISFGAFLFLTIAVEKSSSPSAVGS; encoded by the exons ATGGATGCCCAGCGCGACGAGGAggccgctgccgctgcggcagcagcgccgctcctcgccgcgccggcgggcAGCACGCGGAGCCCCGCGGCCGACGGGCACATCCTCTCCGCCGCCTTCCTTTTCGTTTTCGCCGCCTACGGCGCCGCCCAGAACCTCGAGAGCACCGTCAACACG GAGGGCGACTTGGGCACCGTCTCTCTGGGGATCCTGTACACCTCCTTCACGGTCTTCTCGGTGGTCGCGCCGCCGGTGGTGACGCGGCTGGGGCCCAAGCGCGCGCTCGTCGTCGGCAGCAGCAGATACGTGCTCTTCATCCTCGCCAACCTCGTCCCGACATG GTACACAATGGTGCCAGCTTCACTATACCTTGGTTTTTGTGCATCGATCATTTGGGTTGGGCAG GGTACATATCTTACATCAGCTGCCCTGAGCCATGCAAGAGAGAATAATTTGCCCGAGGGTCGAACTTTGGGGAACTTCACCGGAGAGTTCTGGGGAATTATAGCTAGCACGCAG GTCATTGGAAATTTGCTCTCACTTGCTCTACTGAGAAATGGAAAG TGTGCAGTGGTTACTGGATATTTGACCTCCGGACTCGATTCAGCTACATTAATAGTGTCATTTGGAGCTATTGTCCAGGCTGTAGTCCTATTCTGGTTGCTTCTTTTTTACAG CCCAATGGATGGAGTGCTTGGCACAGCAGCTCCGCTACTCATAGGCGCCTTATGGGGTGTTGGTGATGGGATGTTGAATACAAAGTTAAATGCAGTTGTTGGACTCATGTTCGAAGATGCTAAGGTAATCTACACCTATGGGATGAAGACGATGCCATGGTCTCATTTACTG GAATCTGCCTTTGCACAGTTCAAGGTCTGGGAATGTGGCGCCGTTGCCGTCATCTTCTTCCTGAGCCCGCACATCGTGCTACAGGTCATGCTCATCTTGATGACTGCGTCCCTTGTCATCTCATTCGGCGCGTTCCTGTTCCTCACAATTGCTGTCGAGAAGTCATCATCGCCATCGGCTGTCGGATCCTGA
- the LOC120699830 gene encoding diaminopimelate epimerase, chloroplastic-like isoform X1 — MSPAATTLFAAAATVAAPTAPFRACVRLPLRGGPGAPRRAVTSMAVSTPRSAAAASFLERRESERALHFVKYQGLGNDFIMVDNRDSSVPKVTPEEAAKLCDRNFGIGADGVIFVMPGSNGADYTMRIFNSDGSEPEMCGNGVRCFARFIAELENLQGTHSFTIHTGAGLIIPEIQSDGQVKVDMGEPILSGPDIPTKLQATKNKAVVQAELDVEGRPWHVTCVSMGNPHCVTFGAKDLEQVLQVDNLKLSEIGPKFEHHEMFPARTNTEYVQVLSHSHLKMRVWERGAGATLACGTGACAVVVAAVLEGRAERKCVVDLPGGPLKIEWREDDNHVYMTGPAEAVFYGSVAH, encoded by the exons ATGtcgcccgccgccaccaccttgttcgccgccgcagccaccgtCGCGGCGCCCACCGCCCCGTTCCGCGCCTGCGTCCGACTTCCGCTCCGCGGGGGCCCCGGTGCCCCTCGCCGCGCCGTCACCTCGATGGCCGTTTCCACCCcgaggtccgccgccgccgcctcgttcCTCGAGCGCCGCGAGTCCGAGCGCGCCCTCCACTTCGTCAAGTACCAGGGCCTGGGGAACGACTTCATCATG GTGGACAATCGGGATTCGTCTGTGCCGAAGGTGACTCCTGAGGAAGCGGCAAAGCTGTGCGACCGGAACTTCGGCATTGGCGCCGACGGCGTCATCTTCGTCATGCCGGGGTCCAATGGCGCGGACTACACTATGAGGATCTTCAACTCCGACGGAAGTGAGCCGGAG ATGTGTGGTAATGGAGTCCGTTGCTTTGCTCGGTTTATAGCTGAGCTTGAGAACCTGCAGGGAACTCATAG CTTCACGATTCATACTGGTGCTGGACTGATCATTCCTGAAATACAAAGTGATGGTCAG GTAAAGGTTGATATGGGCGAGCCCATCCTTTCTGGACCAGACATCCCCACAAAACTGCAAGCTACCAAGAACAAAGCTGTTGTCCAAGCTGAATTGGATGTTGAGGGCAGACCATGGCATGTAACATGTGTTAGCATGGGCAACCCTCACTGTGTCACATTTGGTGCAAAGGACTTAGAG CAGGTCTTGCAGGTTGATAATCTAAAACTTAGTGAAATTGGGCCTAAATTTGAGCATCATGAAATGTTTCCTGCTCGAACCAACACAG AATATGTACAGGTTTTGTCTCACTCACACCTCAAAATGCGAGTTTGGGAGCGCGGTGCTG GAGCAACTCTCGCTTGTGGTACTGGTGCTTGTGcagttgttgttgctgctgttcTTGAGGGCCGAGCTGAGCGG AAATGCGTAGTTGATTTGCCTGGCGGACCATTGAAAATAGAGTGGAGGGAGGATGACAATCATGTTTACATGACTGGTCCAGCAGAGGCTGTCTTTTATGGATCTGTTGCTCACTAG
- the LOC120699829 gene encoding UNC93-like protein 3 isoform X1, with amino-acid sequence MLGQKAHRRERQLWMPSATRRPLPLRQQRRSSPRRRAARGAPRPTGTSSPPPSFSFSPPTAPPRTSRAPSTRFWRRDRGVQEGDLGTVSLGILYTSFTVFSVVAPPVVTRLGPKRALVVGSSRYVLFILANLVPTWYTMVPASLYLGFCASIIWVGQGTYLTSAALSHARENNLPEGRTLGNFTGEFWGIIASTQVIGNLLSLALLRNGKCAVVTGYLTSGLDSATLIVSFGAIVQAVVLFWLLLFYSPMDGVLGTAAPLLIGALWGVGDGMLNTKLNAVVGLMFEDAKVIYTYGMKTMPWSHLLESAFAQFKVWECGAVAVIFFLSPHIVLQVMLILMTASLVISFGAFLFLTIAVEKSSSPSAVGS; translated from the exons ATGCTCGGACAAAAAGCACACAGACGTGAGCGGCAGCTATGGATGCCCAGCGCGACGAGGAggccgctgccgctgcggcagcagcgccgctcctcgccgcgccggcgggcAGCACGCGGAGCCCCGCGGCCGACGGGCACATCCTCTCCGCCGCCTTCCTTTTCGTTTTCGCCGCCTACGGCGCCGCCCAGAACCTCGAGAGCACCGTCAACACG CTTCTGGCGGCGGGATCGCGGTGTGCAGGAGGGCGACTTGGGCACCGTCTCTCTGGGGATCCTGTACACCTCCTTCACGGTCTTCTCGGTGGTCGCGCCGCCGGTGGTGACGCGGCTGGGGCCCAAGCGCGCGCTCGTCGTCGGCAGCAGCAGATACGTGCTCTTCATCCTCGCCAACCTCGTCCCGACATG GTACACAATGGTGCCAGCTTCACTATACCTTGGTTTTTGTGCATCGATCATTTGGGTTGGGCAG GGTACATATCTTACATCAGCTGCCCTGAGCCATGCAAGAGAGAATAATTTGCCCGAGGGTCGAACTTTGGGGAACTTCACCGGAGAGTTCTGGGGAATTATAGCTAGCACGCAG GTCATTGGAAATTTGCTCTCACTTGCTCTACTGAGAAATGGAAAG TGTGCAGTGGTTACTGGATATTTGACCTCCGGACTCGATTCAGCTACATTAATAGTGTCATTTGGAGCTATTGTCCAGGCTGTAGTCCTATTCTGGTTGCTTCTTTTTTACAG CCCAATGGATGGAGTGCTTGGCACAGCAGCTCCGCTACTCATAGGCGCCTTATGGGGTGTTGGTGATGGGATGTTGAATACAAAGTTAAATGCAGTTGTTGGACTCATGTTCGAAGATGCTAAGGTAATCTACACCTATGGGATGAAGACGATGCCATGGTCTCATTTACTG GAATCTGCCTTTGCACAGTTCAAGGTCTGGGAATGTGGCGCCGTTGCCGTCATCTTCTTCCTGAGCCCGCACATCGTGCTACAGGTCATGCTCATCTTGATGACTGCGTCCCTTGTCATCTCATTCGGCGCGTTCCTGTTCCTCACAATTGCTGTCGAGAAGTCATCATCGCCATCGGCTGTCGGATCCTGA
- the LOC120699830 gene encoding diaminopimelate epimerase, chloroplastic-like isoform X2 has product MSPAATTLFAAAATVAAPTAPFRACVRLPLRGGPGAPRRAVTSMAVSTPRSAAAASFLERRESERALHFVKYQGLGNDFIMVDNRDSSVPKVTPEEAAKLCDRNFGIGADGVIFVMPGSNGADYTMRIFNSDGSEPEMCGNGVRCFARFIAELENLQGTHSFTIHTGAGLIIPEIQSDGQVKVDMGEPILSGPDIPTKLQATKNKAVVQAELDVEGRPWHVTCVSMGNPHCVTFGAKDLEVLQVDNLKLSEIGPKFEHHEMFPARTNTEYVQVLSHSHLKMRVWERGAGATLACGTGACAVVVAAVLEGRAERKCVVDLPGGPLKIEWREDDNHVYMTGPAEAVFYGSVAH; this is encoded by the exons ATGtcgcccgccgccaccaccttgttcgccgccgcagccaccgtCGCGGCGCCCACCGCCCCGTTCCGCGCCTGCGTCCGACTTCCGCTCCGCGGGGGCCCCGGTGCCCCTCGCCGCGCCGTCACCTCGATGGCCGTTTCCACCCcgaggtccgccgccgccgcctcgttcCTCGAGCGCCGCGAGTCCGAGCGCGCCCTCCACTTCGTCAAGTACCAGGGCCTGGGGAACGACTTCATCATG GTGGACAATCGGGATTCGTCTGTGCCGAAGGTGACTCCTGAGGAAGCGGCAAAGCTGTGCGACCGGAACTTCGGCATTGGCGCCGACGGCGTCATCTTCGTCATGCCGGGGTCCAATGGCGCGGACTACACTATGAGGATCTTCAACTCCGACGGAAGTGAGCCGGAG ATGTGTGGTAATGGAGTCCGTTGCTTTGCTCGGTTTATAGCTGAGCTTGAGAACCTGCAGGGAACTCATAG CTTCACGATTCATACTGGTGCTGGACTGATCATTCCTGAAATACAAAGTGATGGTCAG GTAAAGGTTGATATGGGCGAGCCCATCCTTTCTGGACCAGACATCCCCACAAAACTGCAAGCTACCAAGAACAAAGCTGTTGTCCAAGCTGAATTGGATGTTGAGGGCAGACCATGGCATGTAACATGTGTTAGCATGGGCAACCCTCACTGTGTCACATTTGGTGCAAAGGACTTAGAG GTCTTGCAGGTTGATAATCTAAAACTTAGTGAAATTGGGCCTAAATTTGAGCATCATGAAATGTTTCCTGCTCGAACCAACACAG AATATGTACAGGTTTTGTCTCACTCACACCTCAAAATGCGAGTTTGGGAGCGCGGTGCTG GAGCAACTCTCGCTTGTGGTACTGGTGCTTGTGcagttgttgttgctgctgttcTTGAGGGCCGAGCTGAGCGG AAATGCGTAGTTGATTTGCCTGGCGGACCATTGAAAATAGAGTGGAGGGAGGATGACAATCATGTTTACATGACTGGTCCAGCAGAGGCTGTCTTTTATGGATCTGTTGCTCACTAG
- the LOC120699829 gene encoding UNC93-like protein 3 isoform X2 — MLGQKAHRRERQLWMPSATRRPLPLRQQRRSSPRRRAARGAPRPTGTSSPPPSFSFSPPTAPPRTSRAPSTRFWRRDRGVQEGDLGTVSLGILYTSFTVFSVVAPPVVTRLGPKRALVVGSSRYVLFILANLVPTWYTMVPASLYLGFCASIIWVGQGTYLTSAALSHARENNLPEGRTLGNFTGEFWGIIASTQVIGNLLSLALLRNGKCAVVTGYLTSGLDSATLIVSFGAIVQAVVLFWLLLFYSPMDGVLGTAAPLLIGALWGVGDGMLNTKLNAVVGLMFEDAKESAFAQFKVWECGAVAVIFFLSPHIVLQVMLILMTASLVISFGAFLFLTIAVEKSSSPSAVGS; from the exons ATGCTCGGACAAAAAGCACACAGACGTGAGCGGCAGCTATGGATGCCCAGCGCGACGAGGAggccgctgccgctgcggcagcagcgccgctcctcgccgcgccggcgggcAGCACGCGGAGCCCCGCGGCCGACGGGCACATCCTCTCCGCCGCCTTCCTTTTCGTTTTCGCCGCCTACGGCGCCGCCCAGAACCTCGAGAGCACCGTCAACACG CTTCTGGCGGCGGGATCGCGGTGTGCAGGAGGGCGACTTGGGCACCGTCTCTCTGGGGATCCTGTACACCTCCTTCACGGTCTTCTCGGTGGTCGCGCCGCCGGTGGTGACGCGGCTGGGGCCCAAGCGCGCGCTCGTCGTCGGCAGCAGCAGATACGTGCTCTTCATCCTCGCCAACCTCGTCCCGACATG GTACACAATGGTGCCAGCTTCACTATACCTTGGTTTTTGTGCATCGATCATTTGGGTTGGGCAG GGTACATATCTTACATCAGCTGCCCTGAGCCATGCAAGAGAGAATAATTTGCCCGAGGGTCGAACTTTGGGGAACTTCACCGGAGAGTTCTGGGGAATTATAGCTAGCACGCAG GTCATTGGAAATTTGCTCTCACTTGCTCTACTGAGAAATGGAAAG TGTGCAGTGGTTACTGGATATTTGACCTCCGGACTCGATTCAGCTACATTAATAGTGTCATTTGGAGCTATTGTCCAGGCTGTAGTCCTATTCTGGTTGCTTCTTTTTTACAG CCCAATGGATGGAGTGCTTGGCACAGCAGCTCCGCTACTCATAGGCGCCTTATGGGGTGTTGGTGATGGGATGTTGAATACAAAGTTAAATGCAGTTGTTGGACTCATGTTCGAAGATGCTAAG GAATCTGCCTTTGCACAGTTCAAGGTCTGGGAATGTGGCGCCGTTGCCGTCATCTTCTTCCTGAGCCCGCACATCGTGCTACAGGTCATGCTCATCTTGATGACTGCGTCCCTTGTCATCTCATTCGGCGCGTTCCTGTTCCTCACAATTGCTGTCGAGAAGTCATCATCGCCATCGGCTGTCGGATCCTGA